CTAAGAGCATCTGATATAGGTTTGTTCGAGGTCCTGAACAATccgaagaaaaaaatcaatagAAACACGATTGTAGAACAATAAATCGAAGGTAAAAGATTGGAAATTGTAGTTTAAAGATGAAGAATATAGTTGGATCTGAGATTGAGCTTCAATGGAAGCTCCTATTGCTCCAACAccagagaaaaagagaaaataaatctgattttgttttatggcagatttggttttttggcaAATTTAGTTTTTTGGCAGATCTGATTTTCCTCTCTTATATCCATAGTACAAGGACAATATAGGTATttaacacacacaaataaactAGAAAACaactattaaattaaaaaaattgacagttgagttttttttgggtgtgtttatagtttttaaattgtataggGTTTCTTTATAAAACTATGTCTAAGATTGGTAGGATAACATTGTCAAAATGATTTTCGAATAACCAAAAATGTTTTATCGAGTATCTAGTTTGAACAGTCTCATTCTCTTGGACTCTTATGGTCACCCACCCTTAAATCTAATCtaagaattaagaaaaaattagtttaaaaattaatattaacattttattttaacttaaatcaaaaCTAGAAggtacaaaaaaaaatgttgctTAAACTAAACACATCCCCATCCCAGTGGTAGAAAAATCAAGACCGTGTTGTTGCACCATTCCTGCCGACACCCACCTCCGCCTCCGGCGTCGCAGACAATTCAGAGCCACCCATGCCCTCATATTCTCAACGAGCATGATTTATTGTTCTCttcattaaatatttattaattaaatttgcCGTTTGCTTCATCTTGTATACTGTGCTATTGAGAATTGGTCATCATCGTCCATACCAACAACAGCCACTGCCGATGTTGTGTGGTTCTCATAAGCAATATCATAATTGTGACAATCATATACTGAAAATTGAGTAAATGTGTTTTAATTTGAGcgacatttttttttaccttttcgttttgatttaagttaaaataaaatgttaatATTGATTTTTAAACTAGTTTTTTTCTCAACTTTTAGATTAGATCTAAAGGTGGATGACCATAAGTCTCTTAGATTATAGGGGTCCAAGAAAATGAGACTGTTAGTTTGAAATAGATAAGAATAATTTAAAAGATTAGAGAAGGTTGTTAAAGATGAATATAcagaaaaacatatatttaaGAGATGACCCGTGTGATTGATATAATCAAGAGTACTTTTAACATTGTCAAAATCGTTTTCGACTTTCAAAACGTGAGTCAATAATAATACTATTAATAAGAGTTTCATATCTGAAACAAGCAAAGCATGGTTTTTTTATGATGTTTTTATTCTTAGGAAATTAAAAGGCAAAAGATCGACGAGCGGGAAttcataagaaaaataaaagtgagcCACCTAATAAAGGAAGACCATAAAACACACCGTCAAGATTCAAAAAGGCTCTCAAACACGCATGACCCCACCATTACCAtggcagaaagaaaaaaacatatttttctttcatatttgGGAGGAATTTGGTCTAGTCTCTCACTGCTGGCCTCAGCCTGATGACGTAGGTGATAGGCGTCATGATTCTTATGAATtctccatattttttttccaacccaaggatttgatttgaatataAATTCTCCATACCCAGGCAGAAACTGATGAAGACCATAACCAAAAGCAGTTAGCAGCCACCCACTAAAACTGGTGCAAATTGCTAAATTGGTCTTTGCTCGTATATTTATGTCTATGTGGAAATCAACTGTGAAAGTTCCTTGAATTTATAACTTGATTATTTTCCAACTTTCATCACGGTATAAATAAAGGAATTTCCATCGTATGATTTCATATTGTCCTGTGGCTCTTGAAATCTTGATGAACATGGATGATCATACCCCTACCAAAAGAAAGGTAATTAACATGGATATGCTATCATGTTTCCTGCATCGAGATCCTCTGTTCGAATTCCCTTTCCAAATATCGTTTGTATCAAATATATGAGGTTTCTTTCTTGGCTtttgatatgaaaatatgTTTGCATGTTGGCTTTAgcataatttgatttttttgttttgtttttgtttgatgagCAGGTGGATGCTCTCCAACAAGACTTGCGGCGTCTGCGAAAAGAGAATGAAGCTCTGCGATTCTTGCTTACAGCTATGACCACCAAATGCAACACACTTGAGCAGCTAATCCGAGAGAAAAACATTGAACGACATGATCAGTTTCCGGTTGCTCAGAAGACAACACAGTTTCTTGTGAGAACCGACTCCAAAGACAACACCTTAGTAAGTCTAAACGCTAATCAGTTGGTAAGTTAATACCCCAAAATACACCGTTTACTAATATTATCTGTGAATTAAATGATTAGATTGTGAGAGATGGATATCAATGGAGGAAATACGGACAGAAGGTTACGAAAGACAACCCATCATCCCCTCGAGCTTATTTCAAGTGTTCCTTAGCTCCTCGATGTCCAGTCAAGAAGAAGGTAACCTACGCTATACGCTAGAAtcctttgtttttgctttgaattttcCAGAGAAATTaacattaattttatatatcaTTTACCAGTCAGAGTTTTGAATTCGGACCAAAATTTTGGATAGATCTGGTTTTAGTCATGACATGAGTTGCTCACGTAAATGACTGATCACCAACTGGCTAAGCTTCCAtgcatatatttattattaataaatgCTCTATAAAACAATgcagaattttttaaaaaattaataatataaaaaggcaaaatttcgcatattaatttgtttgaatatgtatgtattttaGGTGCAGAGATGCATGGTGGATAAGTCTCTTCTTGTGGCAACATATGAAGGACAGCACAACCATGACGCCATCAATGGCTCACCACTTGGACAATTTTCATGTTCATCATCCACAGCTgttcataataataatattattattaatccTATTAATTTTCCTTCGCATGGTACCTCAGCAAATATTAATAACAATGATGTCATAAATATTGTTAGCCCTTCGAATTCTTCTCGGCCGGTGCCTATCACCCTTGATCTGACACTCTCGGGATCCACGAGCaatcaagaaaataatagaTCAGCTGGAAGCCCTCAAAACTCATCATCAAGTGCCCAGAACATCGACTGTGAAAGTAGAATTGAAGATTACGTTGCTTATTTAACCAAAGATCATAATTTCACACAAGCTTTGGCTGCTGCAGTTGCAAGCTCCATTACAAGACCTTCTGCAGACAGACAAAACCAGTGAACTTTCAACTTAGCCTAGAATTGCAAGACTTCTGTAAGCAATAGCTTCTTTTGTTGTCTTCCTCTCATTGAGAAAACCAAGAGTTATTTCCTTGTACTATTTTTTGCTGGTCTGCTGAGGATGATCATTCGTTTTACTGTTGTTTGGGAGGTGTTGATGTAAGATTTCTACAtgcttgcttttgttttttcttttacattgTACTTTTTTGGGGAGAAAATAgtacccaaagaaaaaaaaagacttaatACTGTCATATCCATTAATGAAAACCTAGCACAGTTGCATACATGATGAGAGAGTTTTGATGAAGCAGGGCATAAACTAACGTCCCTTTCTCACACATCTGATCAAACCACATGTGAATAGTCAAACACAGAACTTCGAGTGCATAATTGAATATTCGAACACAAAACTTCGAGTGCATAATTGAATCACGTGAGTCACAAACCCATTATACGTAGTGCCAGAGTGTTTCACACTCCTTGATGGTACTGGGGAAACGATTGAACACGTGTGCACACACTGACATGAGAGTGGTTGGAGGACATTCGTCATTAAAATTGGACTAGGGTTTTAGTTATTggattaattattttcactaTGTCACTATCTATCTGATTCATAATAATACCTACCTAATGACAAATGCAGTTGACTCGATAACCAAGCCAAAGACCAAAAACCTACCAAGCATGTGGCTCCTGTGGTCCTTGGCCCTTTCATCTTTACTAAGAGCCAAAAGCAAATTATAGTTTTGAATCAAAATCGTATGGCCTGATTTGGCCCtttctcaaaatttcatattgaatataatatattgcACTTTACTACTATCTTAAATCAAAGATTTACATCCCtataactaaaaaaaatatacatatgaaaaaaaatataactaaAATTAGTAATAGATAAAGGGCAACTATGCTGACTATATTGCATGtatttttacaacaaaattcCTCAGTTGTATCTTACAACCGGCTCATCGAACGGGGGAACTCCATAAAATTCCAGCATCTCTGTTTCAAAGAACAATAAACCATGTTACAGAAAAGAACAATGTCACTAATTACAAGCTTCACCACTACAGTAAATCAGAActtccaaaaacaaagaagaggaTGTTAGGCTTACTAATTAAGGTGGACCTCTCCCCTTCTGCAAACCACCAGCATTACTTTAAATCATGAGGAAAACATTCTTCTCCAGATCATCAGAATTGGTGGTTCCAGTTGTTTTTGTGCTCTCAATCCTTTGAAGGGATTTTCATCCAtggagtgaaaaaaaaaattacatccATTGGAGAACGGCTTTGGTTGCTGGAAAAAAATATGGTGAAATAGTTCTTTATGATTTAATGTTGCCACTCTTAATGGGGGTCTGTATCAAGAGCTCCTTTTTGGGAACAGTTCCCGCTTTCATTTTCTCGTTTTGTGCCTCCTTCTgtgctttcttcttttcaaattcaagCTGCTTACAGTTTTCCTCGTGTGCTCGGGCAAACATCCTCACAAAGTTGAGCAGAGTAGATACAACTACAGGGAAAATTCCAAATAAACTCAAAGAGAAAATACGAGAAAcaccaaaaggaaaagaagaagaagaagaagacgaaaaACATGTACAAGTatcaccaaagaaagaaaaaaaatcagcatTTAGTCTTTGGTGATACCTGTTTatataactctttttttctttctgtacATGCTAGAGAAATCACAGATCAATTAACAGTTTACTCTCTCTTATGAATGCCTGACACTCAAGGCAGAGAGTATAGACCAACAGTAATTAAAATCATCATAGGATATTAATGGATAAAGATAATTACTGGTGATAATTAGAAAACCAGGAGgacaaattaaaacatatatacCTTGTTCAAATGGGCAGCGAGCAGGATCTTCCCCAAAATAAAGAGCCAATGCATCTGCATTTCTCCCCTGAAGACAACCACATTGAAAAGTGTAAGtgtgtttttctttcataCCACAAGCAAAACCCAACTCCTTAAACAAACTTGATACATACCACATTAGAATAAAGTGAAGCCAAAGACCTCACTTCAGCTTCGGCATGACTAAGGAACTCCTTTAGTGTCTGAACATTTGTCAGGAGATAacttaaaattaatattaagaAAACTATTAATAGAAGCAGCATAATATCAAATGCAACATATGATCTTTCTAAAACAACATATAGTGAGGTAGTTGTTGGGCTTTGCAATCGGTGATCAATTTGTTTGGTATTAGAACCTTTAGGTATTCCTTTATGATGACCAATAAGTTTTATCTGTTAGCCAAATATGTCAtctaattcaaatttgttACCTATATGTAACAAATACCCCTTTCAGACATATCTGAGATAGGCAACTCTGAGTAAGCTTACAAATCAATTAGTACAGAAGGAACATCAGGTGATTGCTcacttctttgtttttctatcAAATTGTCAAGTATCCAAACGATTGCTTTCTCCTCTTTAAAGCTTATCTCATTCTAAAGGCAACGCAGCTAACCCCGGTAGGAAAGTCATGCCATGGAGATATGTATGCATGAAGTAGTTGATGCATGTAACCTTGCAAAAAGTTTCTGACACAGGACCATCATTTTCCGAGGCAGTCAACTCTTGTACAACCTTCTCTAGCCCTTTACTGATGGCTTGCATTTCCTCTGCcaaatatttcaattgtatctacatcataattaaaaacttaGCTCAGTCAAGCTTGTATAAGAAACCCACTGTACCTAAACTAAATTGAACAGGAAGAACAGAATACCTTCGTTGAAGCCTCCAAACTTGTAAGGTCTTTTGGAAAATCAAGAAGTTCTGGCAGCTTCTCCGCAAGCACCTGTGGTTTGTTGAAGATGAATTTTATGAGCAAAATTGTTAAAGTTTTACATTATACAATCAGAACAATATTATAAGATCACTTTGGGACCCAACCCAATACAAGTTTTCTATATGCTTAAACTTCTACGACACAATATGCACAAAGTGAAGGAGAAGTTCCACAAAACATTAACACAATGGACTAAAGGCTTTAAAAAATTACCTTACAAAGGTAATGCATAAGAGTCATCTTGTTATTCCGGGCTCGTGTGTCAGTGAGCTTAAGGAGACTATCCAATCGAAATCCAATAGCAGAACCTAcagaaataattaaataaactaaCTGCGCTCGTAGAAAGAACACAAGATACTGGAGCTTCTAGGAAAAAAGActaagaacaaaataatcacTGCAAAACAAGGACCTGTCATATACTAATTATATAGCTATTTCCACCTTTCCTGTCAAAGTAGCTTATTGCACAAGTTACTACATTTTACCTTCAATTACATATTTGCCCAACCCTAACTTGCAACTTTGTAGCATTTTTATCACAAACGCTGCAATTTTCCATTTATATAGTCAATGTATTAGTAGAAAATGGTAACCAAGTATTTCACTCACCTCTTGCAGTCCCATGGTTCAAGGCATTACCCAGAGAAAGAATTGTTTGCATGATCCTTTTCAGCTTTTCCGAACTTCTGATCTGATAAGCGCattcatataaatattaaagagatgaaattttagaccaggaaaaaaaacactagAAAGTACAAAAACGAAAAGAAATTTGCCTGATCAGCTACTGAATTGACGGTGTTCAAATTCTTTCTAAGGTCGGAAACCTGAAAAATGCAACACCATGGACAAATACATAACAAGAAGCACAACAGAAATAGAAAGCATCTGGAATAAAATCATTAGACAATTTGTCCCCTTACCTGGGAATggaattgtattttaaatGAGAAAACTCTGAGCTTCGGCTCTACCCGAGGAACTTTCATTAATTCAAGAAAAAACTGTCACAAATTGCATAGAGcaattaattaaaacataaaatgaAGTGAGAGACACTGGGGAGGGGTGAAGAAGAGTTGAATGATTATGGAAGTGACTTCTTCAAAACCAGTTCAGTTACTTCTAAAAAATAAGACTCTAAAGCTCAAGAGTTATGCAATTGAAACATAAAGTATTTCATCCCAACCAAATTATAATGGCAGCAAGCTATGAATATAATTTCAAGCACATCATTATAATGGCAACAATAGCCTTGCTGTCCACTATATGACTTTTCAAGTGAAAAGAAAGGAGACTTAAGGAAAGTGGAGGAGAAGTAAAATCCACTCACCTGTTCACATCTTCCCAAGTTTTCCTTATCTCCACTGTAACCCTGAGCAACAAAGCATGATTTGTtattcaagaaaaaagaagaccTTATATACTCACTGTAAGCAATTTCATGTACAAAATAATCaggtcatatttatagaagCTCTCACGATGGCATAATTAAAACTAGATAAAAGTACCTTGAGTAATTCCATCTCTTCCTTTGTTGGACAAAATTTTATGAGGTTCTCAACCTGATCAATATCTAATGCTGAATCATCCAAGGCAAGCACTGAACTCTGAAAAATATACCACAGACAATAATTATTTCATAGTGGAAAAGTATGCCATCCTATTTTCTTAAATGAATGGAAGTTAGCATTTGGAGCTTTGAAACTGCAACCTAACAAAACTGTTAAGAAGCATATACAAGCAAACAGGTGCCTTTAGGTTTATAGCTTACCATCACATCAGGCAAAGGGATTTTAACTTTAGAAAGCATTATTTCACAATTATATGCCCGCCTTAGCTCAATCTGCAAGAACCAGTAAATTTCTCGTGAGGATTGAGGTGGCAAAGGAAGACTGCGTATTCAATTAGTTCAAAACAACAGAAAAGAAGATGGTACAAAAGGCAATCTGCTAAACAGATCCTCACTTCAAGCCAGTTGACTAGCAAAAACATAATTACCAGATTTCTTTCCAATATGATAAAGGATGGCAAAAGGAGAACTCTTGCAAGCAATAATAGACTCTATGACCAAGCACCACTGCTATCGGTTCTGTGCAAACACAATATAAAGTTCCATTTGCACATACTGctgaattaataatttgatCCATATTATTTATGTTACATCTAACTCCCCTTGAGGGATCCATCATGGGGCACTAGTAGTGAAAACTAGGTAGGCCCCGTTTGATTGACAGATCAAGACAACTTTAGTTATCCAAAAATGAAGTAAAAACCAGGGCTAATTACCAGCTGAACTTTTTCAGATTTAGGTCCTGTGGTGCGACGACTAGATTTTCCTCCTGTATTTCCATGGTCTGAATTTGGAGTAACCGCAGAAAAAAGACTCTCGAGTTCAGACATGTCAAACTCTGGAGGCCTGGAACAGAGGAAACAGAATCAGAATAATAGGGTTCCAAAtgtatgaaaagaaaaaaactgatACAATTCCTTAACGAGTGAGGCATACTTGGTTGCTTCATCAGCTTTTTGTGCTTCAGCCCATAAGCTTCCTTGCATCGCTCTTGTTAATTTTAGCCAATGATATGGCTTCAGATTGGCCTTTTTAGGTTGAGCCTGATTTCTGGAACCTGGACGTGTGAGGCCCCGTCCCTTTAGACTAAAGGGAACACCAGAAGGTGGTCCAGGAATCGAAGGAATATTACCATTACTAGCCCTGGAATGAGGTGCTGTGGGGTAACCACCAGATATTGATACCCCATTgggaagaggaggaggtggtACGGGTGGCACAGGTGCAGAATTCTGGGACAAAGATTCCTTTGGTGCAAAAGCTGGAGGAGGGGGCGGTGGCGGTGCTGAAGATGTTAGAGTAGAAGTTGAGGCAGGCCCTGAACATTGAGGAAGTGGAGGAGGTGGAGGGGGGCCAGACATGACTGCTGAAGAAGTAGGACAAGCAGCTAAAGTAGCAGAACCGGGGGGTggagggggag
The window above is part of the Prunus dulcis chromosome 1, ALMONDv2, whole genome shotgun sequence genome. Proteins encoded here:
- the LOC117616054 gene encoding probable WRKY transcription factor 40, producing MNMDDHTPTKRKVDALQQDLRRLRKENEALRFLLTAMTTKCNTLEQLIREKNIERHDQFPVAQKTTQFLVRTDSKDNTLIVRDGYQWRKYGQKVTKDNPSSPRAYFKCSLAPRCPVKKKVQRCMVDKSLLVATYEGQHNHDAINGSPLGQFSCSSSTAVHNNNIIINPINFPSHGTSANINNNDVINIVSPSNSSRPVPITLDLTLSGSTSNQENNRSAGSPQNSSSSAQNIDCESRIEDYVAYLTKDHNFTQALAAAVASSITRPSADRQNQ